Proteins encoded within one genomic window of Leptolyngbya sp. CCY15150:
- a CDS encoding GNAT family N-acetyltransferase produces the protein MGFWKSLFATSDATPSKPAPTNDYTEFNGTSSTNPRIFFSTEREIDLYDLEELCDAVGWSRRPLRKVKKAIQHSFLVVSMWEQRGAQRRLVGFSRATSDHAFNATIWDVVVHPDYQGKGLGKALMKQVIKKLRSEDISNITLFADPQVIDFYRGLGFMPDPEGIKGMFWYPD, from the coding sequence ATGGGTTTCTGGAAGAGTTTGTTTGCGACCTCTGACGCGACCCCGTCAAAGCCAGCACCAACCAATGACTATACTGAGTTCAACGGAACTTCAAGCACCAATCCTCGCATCTTCTTCAGTACAGAGCGCGAGATAGATTTGTATGACCTTGAAGAGCTGTGTGATGCGGTCGGCTGGTCTCGCCGTCCACTGCGCAAGGTGAAAAAGGCCATCCAGCACAGCTTTTTAGTGGTGTCCATGTGGGAGCAGCGCGGCGCACAGCGACGGCTGGTGGGCTTTTCTAGGGCAACCTCCGACCACGCCTTCAATGCCACCATTTGGGACGTAGTGGTGCATCCAGACTACCAAGGCAAGGGTTTAGGTAAAGCTTTGATGAAGCAGGTGATCAAAAAGCTGCGCAGTGAAGACATCAGCAACATTACGCTATTTGCCGACCCCCAGGTGATCGATTTCTACCGAGGGCTAGGCTTCATGCCCGATCCTGAAGGCATTAAGGGTATGTTTTGGTATCCAGACTAG
- a CDS encoding DUF475 domain-containing protein: protein MLDKLLELSPNVGLDTLLLLLVLIALEAVLSADNAIALAAIAQGLGSAEQQRKALNIGLVAAFTLRVVLILTATWVVQFWQFELLGAAYLLWLVFQYFRSDDDGSAHHHHGPRFASLWQAIPMIAVTDLAFSLDSVTTAIAISQERWLVLTGGAIGVLTLRFMAGLFIRWLDEFVYLEDAGFVTVGLVGVRLLLRVINPDFVPPEWIMVMLITALFAWGFSKRTEPAEPGRSLESPTLPPIPESVKEPQEVSIDG, encoded by the coding sequence ATGTTAGACAAACTGCTCGAACTTTCACCCAATGTTGGACTGGATACTCTCCTGCTGCTGCTGGTGCTCATTGCCCTAGAGGCAGTGCTATCGGCGGATAATGCGATCGCCCTCGCTGCGATCGCTCAGGGATTAGGTAGCGCTGAACAGCAGCGCAAAGCGTTGAATATTGGGCTGGTTGCAGCGTTTACGCTCCGGGTCGTGCTCATTTTAACGGCGACGTGGGTCGTTCAGTTTTGGCAGTTTGAGCTGTTGGGAGCCGCCTATTTGCTTTGGCTCGTCTTCCAGTATTTTCGCTCGGATGACGATGGCAGCGCCCACCATCACCACGGGCCACGCTTCGCCTCGCTGTGGCAGGCTATCCCGATGATTGCCGTCACCGACCTAGCCTTTTCCTTAGACAGCGTGACCACGGCGATCGCCATTTCTCAAGAACGCTGGCTGGTGTTGACGGGGGGAGCGATCGGCGTGCTCACCCTCCGCTTCATGGCAGGTCTGTTCATTCGCTGGCTGGATGAGTTTGTCTACTTGGAAGATGCGGGATTTGTCACGGTGGGATTGGTGGGTGTGCGGCTGTTGCTGCGGGTGATCAATCCAGATTTTGTGCCTCCCGAATGGATCATGGTGATGCTGATTACCGCCCTGTTTGCCTGGGGCTTTTCGAAGCGTACAGAGCCGGCAGAGCCAGGGCGATCGCTGGAAAGTCCTACCCTGCCACCTATTCCAGAATCGGTCAAGGAGCCCCAAGAAGTCTCCATCGACGGATAG
- a CDS encoding photosystem II manganese-stabilizing polypeptide, with product MRYRAFVAAFLALCLGFLTACSEAPDAADGPLTYEQIRGTGLANKCPQLGEVSRGAIPIEGDGSFVIRELCLEPTSYFVKEESTNKRQESRFIAGKALTRRTSTIDQVSGKLKAEPDGSVTFVEEGGFDFQAITVLLPGGEQVPFLFTIKGLVAKSQPGLGAINTSSDLEGTFRVPSYRTSNFLDPKGRGLTTGYDNAVALPARADSEEIRRENVKSFETGEGHISLQVAKVDGYTGEIAGTFESEQPSDTDMGTDEALDVKIRGLFYARVEPSEA from the coding sequence ATGAGGTATCGCGCTTTCGTTGCCGCATTCCTGGCATTATGTTTAGGCTTTTTAACTGCGTGTAGTGAGGCTCCAGATGCGGCGGACGGCCCACTCACCTACGAACAAATTCGTGGCACCGGGCTAGCCAACAAATGCCCTCAGCTTGGTGAAGTCAGCCGAGGAGCCATTCCTATTGAGGGTGATGGATCCTTTGTCATTCGCGAGCTTTGTCTAGAGCCAACGTCCTACTTTGTTAAGGAAGAATCGACCAATAAGCGCCAAGAATCTCGCTTCATTGCGGGTAAGGCGCTGACTCGTCGTACATCAACCATTGACCAAGTAAGCGGCAAGCTCAAGGCTGAACCCGATGGGTCGGTCACGTTTGTTGAAGAAGGTGGTTTTGACTTCCAAGCCATCACCGTTCTCCTGCCGGGCGGCGAACAGGTACCCTTCCTGTTCACCATCAAGGGTTTAGTAGCTAAGAGCCAGCCGGGCTTGGGTGCCATCAACACGTCCAGTGACCTAGAAGGTACCTTCCGAGTTCCGTCCTACCGTACGTCCAACTTCCTTGATCCAAAAGGTCGGGGTTTGACGACTGGGTATGACAACGCCGTTGCTTTGCCAGCTCGGGCAGACAGCGAAGAAATCCGTCGGGAAAATGTCAAGAGCTTTGAAACGGGCGAAGGTCACATTTCCCTGCAGGTCGCCAAGGTAGATGGCTACACGGGCGAAATTGCTGGAACGTTTGAGAGTGAGCAACCTTCGGATACCGATATGGGAACCGACGAAGCTCTAGACGTCAAAATCCGTGGCTTGTTCTACGCTCGGGTTGAACCATCGGAAGCTTAG
- a CDS encoding DUF3747 domain-containing protein produces the protein MVSRSVGKMRSLLLSMGLMVAGVGASAPAIAVEFEQQSVPAEDFILVATPVGENHQLLLLRQLSSERACWSEQNGVVDLLLTSFDFTGICGRSTDSNGYSVRMAGQDLGMDYSLRLMRSSDSLVLMAVPDRDRSAPSFALGQTNRITTGFAKIYLYPSWYISQRAYDGQTLGHFYLTHEQDLRSTIAAAPQRELSVTLPPSAEPVVRPDFSTPDLEPDEPDVVEPPALVPAPVTVAPPAAPTQPATDGWIEFGQTPTQLGAAPPQPPTPTPTPPPVAQGAPPVLPPPTPLEPVPNMTPPLGNTTLMPNVAVAAPSPQAAALGFNYRVIVNTTSSQQEAQVRSLVPDAFRTNLNGRTVMQAGLFEDRTAADQLQRSLSSQGLSASVLPID, from the coding sequence ATGGTGAGTCGAAGCGTTGGGAAGATGCGATCGCTGCTGCTAAGTATGGGCTTGATGGTGGCTGGTGTGGGTGCAAGTGCTCCGGCGATCGCCGTTGAGTTTGAGCAGCAGAGCGTCCCGGCAGAGGACTTCATTTTGGTGGCTACTCCAGTGGGGGAGAACCACCAACTGCTGCTGTTGCGGCAACTGTCGAGTGAACGCGCCTGCTGGAGTGAGCAAAATGGCGTGGTTGATCTGCTGCTCACCTCATTTGACTTCACCGGCATCTGTGGCCGCAGCACCGATAGCAATGGCTATTCTGTTCGCATGGCAGGTCAAGATCTCGGCATGGACTACAGCCTGCGCTTGATGCGATCGAGCGATAGCTTGGTGCTCATGGCGGTGCCCGATCGCGATCGCTCTGCCCCCAGTTTCGCCCTTGGTCAAACCAACCGCATCACCACGGGTTTTGCCAAAATCTACCTGTATCCAAGCTGGTATATTTCCCAACGAGCCTATGATGGGCAAACCCTAGGCCATTTCTACCTCACCCATGAACAGGATCTGCGCTCCACCATCGCAGCAGCACCTCAGCGAGAACTATCGGTGACCCTGCCGCCGTCTGCAGAGCCTGTAGTCCGTCCAGACTTTTCTACACCAGACCTTGAGCCAGATGAGCCAGACGTGGTGGAGCCTCCTGCCTTGGTGCCTGCTCCCGTCACTGTTGCGCCGCCCGCCGCACCCACGCAACCGGCTACCGACGGCTGGATTGAGTTTGGTCAAACTCCCACGCAACTAGGGGCAGCGCCGCCTCAGCCGCCCACTCCTACCCCTACACCTCCTCCGGTGGCACAAGGAGCACCGCCGGTGTTGCCGCCGCCTACACCGCTGGAACCCGTTCCCAATATGACGCCGCCTTTGGGGAATACAACCCTGATGCCCAATGTGGCCGTAGCGGCCCCGTCGCCCCAAGCGGCAGCTCTGGGCTTTAATTACCGGGTGATTGTCAACACCACCTCCTCTCAGCAGGAAGCGCAGGTGCGATCGCTTGTCCCTGATGCGTTCCGTACCAATCTTAACGGGCGCACCGTCATGCAGGCAGGTTTGTTTGAAGACCGGACGGCGGCGGATCAACTACAGCGATCGCTCTCTAGCCAGGGTCTTTCTGCATCGGTGCTTCCTATTGATTAG
- a CDS encoding SDR family oxidoreductase, with the protein MPPTVLITGASQGTGRATAHLFAQRGYNLVLAARQAERLEAIAQEINQTGCQALAVPTDVGDAGAVAQLAHQALDRFGSVDVLVNNAGICRTGTMEHTSLEDWQQILNTNLWGYIHTIHALLPQFIERQQGAIVNVGSFGGKMPLTHMTAYCTSKYAVTGLTDTLRLELAPQGIHVGLVNPGLINSQFLERAQFRGASTAAAEQQRQQMAQAMTQSWASRPEDVAQAIWEAATDGKTEVGVGATAIATEAYRLLPGLVQWGMARLGRPSST; encoded by the coding sequence ATGCCGCCAACGGTGTTGATTACAGGAGCCTCCCAGGGAACTGGGCGAGCCACGGCCCACCTGTTTGCCCAGCGTGGGTATAACCTGGTGCTGGCAGCGCGGCAGGCGGAACGGCTGGAGGCGATCGCTCAGGAGATCAACCAGACGGGATGCCAAGCCCTAGCGGTGCCGACGGACGTGGGGGATGCTGGTGCGGTAGCTCAACTGGCGCATCAGGCGCTGGATCGTTTCGGCAGCGTCGATGTTTTGGTGAACAATGCGGGCATTTGCCGGACGGGCACCATGGAGCACACCAGCTTAGAAGACTGGCAGCAAATTCTGAATACCAACCTGTGGGGCTATATTCACACCATCCATGCGCTATTACCCCAGTTTATCGAGCGGCAGCAGGGAGCGATCGTCAATGTGGGTTCCTTTGGCGGCAAGATGCCCCTCACCCACATGACCGCCTACTGCACCAGTAAATATGCCGTGACCGGTTTGACAGATACCCTGCGCCTAGAACTGGCCCCCCAGGGAATTCATGTGGGGTTGGTGAATCCAGGGTTGATCAACAGTCAGTTTTTGGAGCGGGCCCAGTTTCGTGGTGCGTCTACGGCGGCGGCGGAGCAGCAGCGGCAGCAAATGGCCCAGGCGATGACGCAAAGCTGGGCGAGTCGGCCGGAGGATGTGGCCCAGGCTATCTGGGAGGCGGCAACCGATGGGAAGACGGAGGTGGGGGTGGGGGCCACGGCGATCGCTACGGAAGCTTACCGACTTTTGCCGGGCCTGGTGCAGTGGGGCATGGCGCGATTAGGGCGTCCTTCGTCTACCTGA
- the clpP gene encoding ATP-dependent Clp endopeptidase proteolytic subunit ClpP — translation MIPTVIEQSGRGERAFDIYSRLLRERIIFLGQKVDSDLANLIVAQMLYLESEDSEKDIYLYINSPGGSVMAGLGIFDTMNHIRPDVCTICVGLAASMGAFLLSAGKKGKRMSLPHSRIMIHQPIGGAQGQAADIEIQAKEILYHKRRLNEWLANHTGQPLERIEEDTERDFFMSAHEAMEYGLVDQVIDNQSVGSRPLSMDQ, via the coding sequence ATGATTCCTACAGTTATTGAACAATCTGGTCGTGGCGAACGCGCCTTTGACATTTACTCCCGTCTCCTGCGCGAGCGGATCATCTTCTTGGGGCAAAAAGTTGACTCTGACCTAGCCAACCTCATTGTGGCCCAGATGCTGTACCTCGAATCGGAAGACTCCGAGAAGGATATTTACCTCTATATCAACTCTCCCGGTGGGTCTGTGATGGCAGGTCTGGGTATTTTTGACACCATGAACCACATCCGCCCCGATGTTTGCACCATCTGCGTAGGTTTGGCGGCCAGCATGGGAGCCTTCTTGCTCAGCGCCGGCAAAAAAGGCAAGCGCATGAGTCTACCCCACTCTCGGATTATGATCCACCAACCCATTGGGGGAGCCCAGGGGCAAGCCGCTGATATTGAAATTCAAGCCAAAGAAATTTTGTACCACAAGCGCCGACTCAACGAGTGGCTGGCCAATCACACCGGCCAACCCCTAGAGCGCATCGAGGAAGACACCGAACGGGACTTCTTCATGTCTGCCCACGAAGCGATGGAGTATGGACTGGTGGATCAGGTCATTGATAACCAATCCGTCGGTAGCCGTCCTCTGTCTATGGATCAATAG
- a CDS encoding DUF3155 domain-containing protein produces the protein MARRRKRKSRRRQEGRRILDLVPQYSIESGEDKPVTAARKFIQSEGILPPALLLVKRNEHTTDRYFWAEKGLFGAQYVEENHFLFPSLRDPEDEEEIPAMVGHG, from the coding sequence TTGGCCAGAAGACGCAAGCGCAAGAGCCGTCGTCGCCAGGAGGGACGGAGAATTCTAGATTTAGTGCCCCAGTATAGCATTGAAAGCGGCGAGGACAAACCTGTTACGGCTGCTCGCAAGTTTATTCAGTCTGAAGGCATTTTGCCCCCAGCATTGCTGTTGGTAAAGCGAAATGAACACACCACCGACCGGTACTTTTGGGCTGAGAAAGGTTTATTTGGGGCTCAGTACGTCGAAGAAAACCATTTTCTGTTTCCTAGCCTGCGCGATCCCGAAGATGAGGAGGAGATTCCTGCCATGGTCGGGCATGGGTAG
- a CDS encoding CTP synthase has protein sequence MTKFVFVTGGVVSSIGKGIVAASLGRLLKSRDYSVSILKLDPYINVDPGTMSPFQHGEVFVTEDGAETDLDLGHYERFTDTSMSRLNSVTTGSIYQAVLNKERRGDYQGGTVQVIPHITNEIKERILRVAQNTNPDVVITEIGGTVGDIESLPFLEAIRQFRKAVGRSQVLYMHVTLIPWISAAGEMKTKPTQHSVKELRSIGIQPDILVCRSDRPLQPGIKSKLSEFCDVPEACVITSQDADSIYEVPLTLEQEGLAHQVLDLLRLDQRPPDLDHWRTLVERLYRPGHPLEIAIVGKYVRLNDAYLSVAEALRHAAIASGASLDVRWINSEDLDGQSVEQLLQGVGGIIVPGGFGNRGIEGKVAAIRYAREHHVPFLGLCLGMQCSVIEWAQHVAGLEDANSAEFSPTCKNPVINLLPEQQDVVDLGGTMRLGLYACRIAPNTLAERLYGAEVVYERHRHRYEFNNAYRTLLLETGYAVSGTSPDGRLVEIIELPDHPFFIASQFHPEFQSRPNRPHPLFMGLVQSAIAFTQPQGAIAPADLQPTLSES, from the coding sequence ATGACTAAATTTGTATTTGTAACCGGCGGTGTTGTTTCCAGCATCGGTAAAGGGATTGTGGCCGCAAGCTTAGGGCGATTGCTGAAATCGCGGGACTACTCGGTGTCCATCCTCAAGCTCGATCCCTACATCAACGTAGATCCGGGCACCATGAGCCCCTTTCAGCATGGCGAAGTGTTTGTCACCGAAGATGGCGCGGAAACTGACCTAGACTTGGGTCACTACGAGCGATTCACCGACACCTCTATGTCGCGGCTGAACAGCGTCACCACGGGCTCCATCTACCAAGCGGTGCTCAACAAAGAGCGGCGGGGTGATTACCAAGGGGGCACAGTGCAGGTGATCCCCCACATCACCAATGAAATCAAGGAACGCATCCTGCGCGTGGCCCAAAATACCAATCCCGATGTGGTGATCACAGAAATTGGGGGCACCGTAGGCGATATTGAATCCCTACCCTTTTTGGAAGCCATTCGCCAATTCCGCAAAGCCGTAGGGCGCAGCCAGGTGCTTTATATGCACGTCACGCTGATTCCCTGGATCTCAGCGGCGGGGGAAATGAAAACCAAACCTACCCAGCACTCGGTGAAGGAACTGCGTTCTATTGGCATTCAACCCGATATTTTGGTCTGCCGCAGCGATCGCCCCCTGCAGCCCGGCATCAAGTCGAAGCTCTCGGAATTTTGCGACGTGCCCGAAGCCTGCGTGATCACCTCCCAGGATGCCGACAGCATCTACGAAGTGCCCCTCACCTTAGAACAGGAGGGTTTGGCGCACCAAGTGCTGGATCTACTGCGCCTCGACCAACGCCCCCCCGATCTCGACCATTGGCGCACCCTAGTGGAACGTCTCTATCGCCCAGGCCATCCCTTAGAAATTGCTATCGTCGGCAAATATGTGCGGCTCAATGATGCCTACCTTTCCGTGGCTGAGGCCCTGCGCCATGCAGCGATCGCCAGCGGAGCTAGCCTCGACGTACGCTGGATTAATTCAGAAGACCTCGATGGGCAAAGTGTAGAACAGCTCCTCCAAGGCGTCGGCGGCATCATTGTCCCTGGTGGTTTTGGCAACCGAGGGATTGAGGGCAAGGTGGCAGCCATTCGCTATGCCCGAGAGCATCATGTTCCCTTCCTCGGCCTCTGCTTAGGGATGCAGTGCTCGGTGATTGAATGGGCTCAGCATGTGGCTGGACTGGAGGATGCCAACAGTGCCGAATTTTCCCCCACCTGTAAAAATCCCGTGATTAACCTCTTGCCAGAACAGCAAGATGTGGTTGACCTAGGTGGCACCATGCGTTTGGGGCTCTATGCCTGCCGCATTGCTCCCAACACCCTAGCGGAGCGGCTCTATGGTGCAGAGGTGGTCTATGAGCGCCATCGCCATCGCTATGAATTCAATAACGCCTACCGCACGCTGCTATTAGAAACCGGCTATGCGGTCAGCGGCACCTCGCCGGATGGGCGGCTGGTGGAAATTATTGAGCTGCCAGATCACCCCTTCTTCATCGCTAGCCAGTTCCACCCAGAGTTTCAGTCTCGTCCAAACCGCCCCCATCCCCTGTTTATGGGGCTCGTACAGTCGGCGATCGCCTTTACCCAACCCCAGGGCGCGATCGCTCCTGCTGACCTCCAGCCAACCCTCAGCGAAAGCTAA
- a CDS encoding TetR/AcrR family transcriptional regulator codes for MHVSHRHTSPELETQTRILNAAQRLFARRGYDGTTTRDLAQAAGVAEGTLFRHFENKKAILVEVATRGWVDILTDLLTELSEMGSYKAIAQVMRRRMLHMHENADILRVCFMEAQFHPDLRERIQTDVIEKMTDVAEAFFQTAMERGTYRPMNPRIVAQVFLGMFTVAGFSQDSVMKNGSSPAAMKEMAEGIADIFLNGVLAPSDAQ; via the coding sequence ATGCACGTTTCCCATCGCCACACGTCCCCCGAACTAGAAACGCAGACTCGAATTCTGAACGCTGCTCAGCGGCTATTTGCCCGGCGCGGCTACGATGGCACCACCACTCGCGATCTCGCCCAAGCGGCGGGGGTGGCAGAAGGTACCCTATTTCGCCATTTTGAAAACAAAAAAGCAATTCTAGTCGAAGTAGCCACTCGGGGCTGGGTTGATATTCTCACCGATTTACTCACCGAACTCAGCGAGATGGGCAGCTATAAAGCGATCGCCCAAGTGATGCGGCGGCGAATGCTGCATATGCATGAAAACGCCGATATTCTGCGGGTATGCTTCATGGAAGCGCAGTTTCACCCAGATTTGCGAGAGCGCATCCAAACCGACGTGATTGAAAAAATGACCGACGTTGCCGAGGCCTTCTTTCAAACTGCCATGGAACGCGGCACCTATCGCCCGATGAATCCCCGCATTGTGGCTCAGGTTTTCCTGGGGATGTTCACCGTTGCCGGGTTCAGTCAAGATAGCGTCATGAAAAATGGCTCGTCTCCCGCCGCCATGAAAGAAATGGCTGAGGGCATTGCCGATATTTTTCTCAATGGTGTTCTGGCCCCCAGCGATGCTCAGTAA
- a CDS encoding DUF4332 domain-containing protein — MASPSHAPQGRSPNYAIAQLPGLSPEDSQKLVDLGIETTLQLVRQTQTPDQQQQLANQLQTHLQHVKKWSALANLARVASVGCHYCGMLLYAGVATPEQLATTPLPRLHRQLMKLHISTMQNKDLCPSLNDVMVWIQDAQQLTGRR, encoded by the coding sequence ATGGCTTCACCTTCTCATGCGCCCCAAGGGCGATCGCCCAATTATGCGATCGCGCAGTTGCCTGGTCTCAGCCCCGAGGACAGCCAAAAGCTCGTGGATCTTGGCATTGAAACCACCTTGCAGCTTGTGCGCCAAACCCAAACTCCAGATCAGCAACAGCAGCTCGCCAATCAGCTCCAAACTCATCTACAGCATGTGAAGAAGTGGTCTGCTTTGGCAAACCTAGCCCGCGTAGCCAGCGTGGGCTGTCACTATTGTGGAATGTTGCTCTATGCCGGGGTGGCAACGCCTGAACAGCTAGCGACCACGCCCCTGCCGCGCCTGCATCGGCAACTGATGAAGCTGCATATTTCCACGATGCAGAACAAAGATCTTTGTCCGTCGCTCAACGACGTGATGGTGTGGATTCAGGATGCCCAGCAGCTCACCGGTCGCCGCTAG
- the mdh gene encoding malate dehydrogenase: MSTYLSVTCIPTRVSVIGAGHVGSTLAQRIAEKNLADVILLDVEAGRPKGIALDLMEARGLEGHDRQIIGTDDYRDTANSNIVVITAGLPRRPGMTRDDLLRTNAQIVIETTQKAIAHSPDAVLVIITNPLDVMTYLAWKVSGFPSYRVMGMAGILDSSRFQTFIAMELGVSTADVHAMVLGGHGDLMVPLPRFSTVSGIPITELMDPDTIHRLVERTRNGGAEIVNLMQTGGAYFAPASSAYTMVESILCNQSRLLPVASYLSGEYGLNDIFMGVPAFLSCRGIERVLELDLKDEERDALHQSAQAIRHTLDDALKMMP; encoded by the coding sequence ATGTCCACCTACCTTTCCGTGACCTGTATTCCCACCCGCGTGTCTGTGATTGGCGCAGGGCACGTTGGCAGTACCCTCGCCCAGCGCATTGCTGAGAAGAATCTTGCGGATGTGATCCTGCTAGATGTTGAGGCGGGCCGGCCCAAAGGCATTGCCTTGGACTTGATGGAAGCCCGAGGGCTGGAAGGGCACGATCGCCAAATTATTGGCACCGATGACTACCGCGATACGGCCAATTCCAACATTGTGGTGATTACCGCTGGGCTACCTCGCCGCCCCGGCATGACCCGCGATGATCTGCTGCGCACCAATGCCCAGATCGTCATCGAAACCACCCAAAAAGCGATCGCTCACTCCCCGGACGCAGTCCTCGTGATCATCACCAATCCCCTCGATGTGATGACCTACCTAGCCTGGAAGGTGAGCGGCTTCCCCAGCTATCGAGTGATGGGCATGGCCGGCATCCTCGACTCCTCTCGCTTCCAAACGTTCATTGCCATGGAATTGGGCGTCTCCACCGCCGATGTCCATGCCATGGTGCTGGGTGGTCATGGGGATTTGATGGTGCCCTTGCCGCGTTTCTCCACCGTCAGCGGCATTCCCATCACTGAGCTCATGGATCCAGACACCATCCATCGCTTGGTGGAACGCACCCGCAACGGCGGCGCAGAAATTGTCAACCTCATGCAAACCGGGGGAGCCTACTTTGCCCCCGCCTCCTCGGCCTACACCATGGTGGAATCCATTCTCTGCAACCAGTCGCGCCTGTTGCCCGTGGCATCCTACCTATCCGGCGAGTATGGGCTCAACGATATCTTCATGGGCGTGCCGGCCTTCCTCAGTTGTCGCGGTATTGAGCGGGTGTTGGAGCTTGACTTAAAGGACGAGGAACGGGATGCGCTGCACCAATCGGCCCAAGCCATTCGCCATACCCTAGATGACGCTCTGAAGATGATGCCTTGA
- a CDS encoding HAMP domain-containing sensor histidine kinase, giving the protein MVISASDEYVRLCETQMALIRQGLGATLSVVYLTEDMANNAIANLRPIVAMPEAVRDWSAERLLTWLTESGHEAGEPPRLALPSRGGGDGSSDRPVLRLGSTMNDGDLPTPEPLKQPSHQVILPLGHNNVVFGALVVARGDRPWKPAERTQVEHIARTLAIARLLDQRSQWMTQQFQRQRQIQAQQREMLGNLLHQFRNPLTAMRTFGKLLWRRLLPEDKNRSLANSIVQESQRLEELLKQFDQVMDQGQVLDWEDTDDSTGPWLTAGLLETARLPSQNALTGQQLVLEGCAITDVLAPLLSSAGAIAQDRQIQLNVELADDLPAVLTDRQALREVLNNLLDNALKYTPAQEQVWVWVGDRQETPTGTLQAVTIADTGPGIPPDDLEHIFERHYRGVQAHTGIPGTGLGLAIARDLIIQMGGKLEVYSPLAAWQPQGDQAPLLPLTSHGTVLVVWLPEVA; this is encoded by the coding sequence ATGGTGATCTCGGCAAGCGATGAATATGTGAGGTTGTGTGAGACCCAAATGGCCCTGATTCGCCAAGGCCTGGGGGCCACCCTCAGCGTGGTCTATCTCACCGAAGACATGGCCAACAATGCCATCGCCAATCTCCGGCCGATTGTGGCGATGCCCGAGGCTGTGCGCGATTGGTCGGCGGAGCGCTTACTCACCTGGTTGACGGAGAGTGGCCATGAGGCGGGGGAGCCGCCCCGCTTGGCTTTGCCGTCCCGAGGTGGGGGGGATGGCAGCAGCGATCGCCCCGTTCTGCGGTTAGGCTCGACGATGAACGATGGCGACCTACCGACCCCAGAGCCCTTAAAACAGCCTTCTCACCAGGTTATTTTGCCCCTAGGACACAACAATGTGGTATTTGGGGCGCTGGTGGTGGCTCGGGGCGATCGCCCTTGGAAACCGGCAGAACGCACCCAAGTAGAGCATATTGCCCGAACGTTAGCGATCGCTCGCCTGCTGGATCAGCGCTCCCAGTGGATGACCCAGCAGTTCCAACGCCAGCGCCAGATCCAGGCCCAGCAGCGGGAGATGCTGGGCAACCTGCTGCACCAGTTTCGCAATCCACTTACGGCTATGCGCACCTTTGGTAAGCTGCTCTGGCGTAGGCTACTGCCGGAGGATAAAAACCGCAGTTTGGCGAACAGCATCGTCCAAGAGAGCCAGCGCCTGGAGGAGTTGCTCAAGCAGTTTGATCAGGTGATGGATCAGGGGCAGGTGTTGGATTGGGAGGATACGGATGACTCGACCGGGCCATGGTTGACAGCAGGGCTGCTGGAAACCGCTCGTTTGCCTAGCCAGAACGCTCTCACCGGGCAGCAGCTTGTCCTAGAGGGTTGTGCCATCACCGATGTGTTAGCGCCCCTATTATCCAGCGCTGGTGCGATCGCCCAAGATCGACAGATTCAGCTCAATGTAGAACTAGCCGATGATCTGCCCGCTGTCCTGACCGATCGCCAAGCCCTGCGGGAGGTGCTGAATAACCTGCTAGACAATGCCCTGAAATATACACCAGCCCAAGAACAGGTGTGGGTGTGGGTGGGCGATCGCCAGGAAACCCCCACCGGCACCCTGCAGGCTGTGACCATTGCGGACACGGGGCCAGGTATTCCCCCTGACGATTTAGAGCATATTTTTGAACGCCACTATCGCGGTGTCCAGGCCCACACCGGTATTCCCGGCACGGGGCTAGGTCTGGCGATCGCTCGTGATCTGATCATCCAGATGGGGGGCAAGCTAGAGGTCTACAGTCCCCTAGCGGCATGGCAACCCCAAGGGGATCAGGCTCCTCTGCTGCCCCTAACGTCCCACGGCACAGTTTTAGTAGTATGGCTGCCAGAGGTGGCGTAG